The following coding sequences are from one Leishmania braziliensis MHOM/BR/75/M2904 complete genome, chromosome 36 window:
- a CDS encoding ADP-ribosylation factor-like protein — protein MSNDDACIAYAKQHNIHHLFELMATKLLLNRPENPFAYLRVLLKDVEESEKNKGSHDPTQLHFNSNVAAAAPAATQDSAKEKRSVTLAAFGLDQAGKTCVLSVLESGEAEKKYTPTIGFAPIKFPLDDYNLCVFDLGGAANFRGIWVHYYHDCYGIVYVIDSAASDERVSESLKVLYETLQHPYVKGKPLLVLANKKDLPESRGVEVIPQGFLEEAMGENGAPYRVLATCAVEDDPTLVEGIEWLLEAVSKDYDALAERVAHDSNKVKEERTRQRAARLAAIRGEDE, from the coding sequence ATGTCGAATGACGACGCGTGTATTGCTTATGCTAAGCAGCACAACATTCACCATTTATTTGAGCTCATGGCAACCAAGTTGCTGCTGAACCGTCCCGAGAACCCCTTTGCGTACTTGCGCGTCCTTCTCAAGGACGTGGAGGAGTCTGAGAAGAACAAAGGCTCGCACGATCCCACCCAACTCCACTTCAACAGCAACGttgcagccgcagccccTGCTGCAACACAGGACTCcgcgaaggagaagagaagcgtgACGCTAGCCGCCTTCGGTCTCGACCAGGCGGGCAAGACGTGCGTTCTTTCCGTGCTGGagagcggcgaggcggaaAAGAAGTACACCCCAACCATCGGATTTGCCCCCATCAAGTTCCCGCTGGACGACTACAACTTGTGCGTCTTCGACCTCGGCGGGGCTGCCAATTTCCGCGGCATTTGGGTGCATTACTACCACGACTGCTACGGCATTGTGTACGTCATTGACTCGGCTGCCAGCGATGAGCGGGTGAGCGAGTCGCTCAAAGTGCTGTACGAGACGCTCCAGCACCCGTACGTGAAAGggaagccgctgctggtgctggcgaaCAAGAAGGACTTGCCGGAAAGTCGCGGTGTAGAGGTGATTCCCCAGGGCTTCCTCGAAGAGGCGATGGGGGAGAACGGCGCGCCGTACCGTGTGCTGGCGACGTGCGCCGTCGAAGACGACCCGACCTTAGTGGAAGGTATTGAGTGGCTGCTAGAGGCTGTGTCGAAAGACTACGATGCACTGGCGGAGCGTGTGGCTCACGACAGCAAcaaggtgaaggaggagagaactCGTCAACGGGCTGCCAGGCTGGCTGCCATTCGCGGCGAGGACGAGTGA